The Salvelinus fontinalis isolate EN_2023a chromosome 39, ASM2944872v1, whole genome shotgun sequence genome has a window encoding:
- the LOC129838838 gene encoding endoplasmin-like, with product SLFHQVDSDDLPLNVSRETLQQHKLLKVIRKKLVRKNLDMIKKIAEEQYNEKFWKEFGTNIKLGVIEDHSIRTRLAKLIFSQAE from the exons TCTCTGTTCCATCAGGTTGACTCAGATGACCTTCCTCTGAACGTCTCAAGAGAAACTCTCCAGCAACACAAACTTCTCAAG GTCATTCGCAAGAAGCTGGTGCGCAAGAACCTGGACATGATCAAGAAAATCGCAGAGGAGCAGTACAACGAGAAGTTCTGGAAGGAGTTTGGCACCAACATCAAGCTGGGTGTCATCGAGGACCACTCCATCCGGACACGTCTGGCCAAGCTAATATTCAGCCAAGCTGAATAA
- the ankrd16 gene encoding ankyrin repeat domain-containing protein 16: MDDENALKYLIKLTQDGELCTLKKELSGNIVAHFVNKKHFGKSGDTLLHYAARHGHLDIVQFLVKEIGMDIELYNTDYKRALHEAASMGQRECLSYLLNEGAKVDCLKKADWTPLMMACTRRNLSVIQELLSHEADPTLKNKDGWNSFHIACREGDPAVIQHLLLAKPEVWRTESKTRRTPLHTAAMHGCEEVVSILVQRCGYVPDGRDSCGVTPFMDAVRNGHISVAKLLLEKHQASPTAADILGAQPVHQVAVTAQEEALEFLVRDLGVDVNQTATDMQLTSLHYAAKEGHTSTIKTLLTLGADLHVRDKKGRTALHMACIGQHAEAVRTLLQLGLVDMVDASGTTAQQLAKKTDVLRVFECDLT, translated from the exons ATGGATGATGAGAACGCATTGAAATATTTAATCAAGCTTACCCAGGATGGCGAATTGTGCACACTTAAAAAGGAACTTAGTGGCAACATTGTTGCACATTTTGTCAACAAAAAACATTTCGGGAAATCGGGTGATACATTGTTGCATTATGCCGCCCGTCATGGCCACTTGGACATTGTGCAATTTTTAGTAAAAGAGATTGGGATGGACATAGAGCTGTACAATACCGACTACAAAAGAGCTCTGCATGAAGCTGCGTCCATGGGACAGCGGGAGTGTTTGAGCTATCTGCTCAATGAAGGAGCCAAAGTAGACTGCTTAAAAAAGGCTGATTG GACCCCTCTGATGATGGCCTGCACCCGAAGGAACCTGAGTGTGATCCAGGAACTGCTGTCCCATGAGGCCGACCCCACGCTGAAGAACAAGGACGGCTGGAACTCCTTCCACATCGCCTGCAGGGAGGGAGACCCTGCGGTCATACAGCACCTCTTACTGGCCAAACCTGAAGTCTGGAGGACAGAGAGCAAGACCCGGAGGACTCCTCTGCACACTGCAG CGATGCACGGCTGTGAAGAAGTGGTCAGCATCTTGGTACAGAg GTGTGGTTATGTTCCCGATGGCAGAGACAGCTGTGGGGTCACTCCATTTATGGACGCAGTGAGGAATGGACACATATCTGTGGCCAAGCTACTGCTGGAGAAGCACCAG GCCTCTCCGACTGCAGCAGACATCCTGGGGGCCCAGCCAGTGCACCAAGTTGCTGTCACAGCCCAGGAAGAGGCGCTAGAGTTCCTAGTGAGGGACCTCGGAGTGGACGTGAACCAGACAGCCACTGACATGCAGCTCACTTCCCTGCACTACGCTGCCAAG GAGGGCCACACAAGCACAATCAAAACACTCCTCACATTAGGAGCAGACCTTCACGTCAGGGACAAAAAGGGAAGAACAG CTCTTCATATGGCGTGCATAGGGCAGCATGCAGAAGCGGTCAGGACACTCCTACAGCTGGGGCTAGTAGACATGGTGGATGCCTCGGGCACCACTGCTCAACAGCTTGCCAAAAAAACAGATGTGCTCAGAGTGTTTGAATGTGATTTGACATAA
- the LOC129838778 gene encoding tetratricopeptide repeat protein 41-like: protein MDPQEGGRGGSYSTATPVTAPLQPVLCSVPGDLSQEWHYLRTQVFPHLDALCQARGTCFRPLDTQWVDRESHRPSDLPDNSTSISSQQLKISLDLITRSSSFLCLLGHRYGPFRPEQDPTPLPAAGPEREALSVVERNLHVAADGGYPWVLTGRNQKCSLTELQITQAALMGDTRHCFFYFRDYSFHGEEEDEDRYTDESQRSLLSVFSKLTEEERHRARELKNRVVYSLQPVRFFRTLQDLGDLVKRDWRSLMEQLYGSLDLQPTCSGHLDSLDRCYHEGAVQALCRWFAPSTQITAVLEALNTFTASLTHSDTSQSLATSRNSTIRLTGNYDKRDSEGSIFLLCGERGCGKSSLAAWWLQEFRKKNPRIPAIPHFCGISSSSVDIRSVLRHITTELHLAHYGPQAEWSEGLQHHVKPDHVVVQAFSAAAALGPCVLVLDGLDRLTGTLGLSMQEVKDLCWLPDPLPPQCKILITATSTDVTYQRLTLRPDVHTLPWPGLSDPWVRRSVLLQHLTLPCQEPHRTLLQFILGTTTRLGMGRLPLFLAVVASELQTCRILRGKEEEEELIEEYVEVDSMAELWARVIQRWINDYGGVSEDTASPAKGTGGPTSQVSNIDLRGWVWDTLCLVHLSHAGLTEEQVLVLLEVLGYPGSIRVLPLEWARFRTAAGPWVQERPNGTLSLTHQSMGQAMDLLLLRVRPGKGSGGLRRTRRGYHLSLAQFFQRQGRELCSWPQILEELPWHLEQSEAWRELHTFFIDSQTVEHLSTTWSQSPQLRMDVVRYWTLLILRGYDPYTSYQSLLGKGSHPPTFIQSGRWAFPPATHTEQREVHSNMAFVTESQSDGKEDGCQWDPGVKGRVEMLVSELLLCLNRKGEAEQILLQAENTLTQAGEQDRNRESVMLLLTVRQTLAELYVETDQHREAETYCRSALETAQILTTTCLERHERITVRKGQLLCVLCQLLFADLQTVEASQILSDIINMGHHKLHLCAEATVSLLCGIHRLSLQDPHGAEKHFQVALKTRRRWYGKEHPLVVEVEECLADVLADTCADTAGLRQRLAVELYRHTVHVKDQDMKLCSPTSPLLQAKGCSLAGTLVKLGRQIFHGSGKTESREAVELLQRALDLYICFLGSDHTLTRDLQQVLNTESRRPLTPRVPRSRPLSHLSTRRLSSGTRPNRAAPLHSHLAWYRGTTHTLLDPSVNRSLSSPSNKSRNTQPELKPEPVEYQNLNNRQNRLSSSPRPRSAFQTTVFGPQSDIRNLISELKPSPASAPGFRSIDRTRVLRRAGWCHLPGRYVLEERTVTALNREIGFPLHTQRCTLLVRQTGQGQGQGQGQGQGQGGEQSWRDRVSYSARKH from the exons ATGGACCCACAGGAGGGAGGCCGGGGAGGGTCGTACTCCACCGCCACTCCTGTTACTGCTCCTCTCCAGCCTGTGCTATGTTCCGTACCTGGAGATCTGTCTCAGGAGTGGCACTACCTGAGAACACAGGTGTTCCCCCACCTGGATGCCCTCTGCCAGGCCAGAGGCACCTGCTTCAGACCATTGGACACCCAGTGGGTTGACCGGGAGAGCCATCGTCCCTCTGACCTCCCTGACAATagtacctccatctcctcccagcaGTTGAAGATCAGCCTAGACCTTATCACccgctcctcctccttcctctgccTCCTGGGCCACCGATACGGCCCCTTTAGGCCGGAGCAGGACCCCACACCTCTCCCAGCTGCCGGTCCAGAACGAGAAGCCCTCTCTGTGGTGGAGAGGAACCTGCATGTTGCAGCGGATGGAGGCTACCCCTGGGTCCTCACAGGGAGGAACCAGAAGTGCTCTCTGACAGAGCTGCAGATCACCCAGGCAGCCCTGATGGGTGACACCAGACACTGCTTCTTCTACTTCAGAGACTACTCTTTCcatggggaagaggaggatgaagacaGGTACACAGATGAAAGTCAGAGGTCGTTGCTGAGCGTGTTCTCCAaactgacagaggaggagagacacagagccAGGGAGCTGAAGAACAGGGTAGTGTACAGCCTACAACCTGTAAGGTTCTTCAGAACGCTGCAGGATCTGGGGGACCTAGTGAAGAGGGACTGGAGGAGCCTCATGGAACAGCTCTATGGGTCCCTGGACCTGCAGCCAACCTGTTCAG GCCACCTGGACTCCCTTGATAGATGTTATCATGAAGGTGCTGTCCAGGCTCTGTGTCGCTGGTTTGCCCCCTCCACCCAGATCACTGCTGTCCTGGAGGCACTCAACACATTTACTGCCTCTCTCACTCATTCTGACACGTCTCAGAGTCTAGCAACCTCAAGGAATTCAACCATTAGGTTAACAGG CAACTATGATAAGCGTGATTCCGAGGGGTCTATTTTCCTGCTCTGTGGTGAGAGGGGTTGTGGGAAGTCCTCACTGGCCGCCTGGTGGCTTCAGGAGTTCCGGAAGAAGAATCCTAGAATCCCGGCCATCCCTCACTTCTGTGGAATCAGCAGCTCCAGTGTGGATATCAGATCTGTACTGAGACATATCACCACTGAGCTACACCTGGCCCATTATG GGCCCCAGGCTGAGTGGAGTGAGGGGTTGCAGCACCATGTAAAGCCTGATCATGTTGTGGTACAGGCCTTCTCTGCTGCGGCTGCTCTGGGACCCTGTGTTCTAGTTCTGGACGGACTAGACAGACTTACCGGGACCCTCGGGCTCTCAATGCAGGAG GTGAAGGACCTATGCTGGCTCCCGGACCCTCTGCCTCCCCAGTGTAAGATCCTCATCACAGCGACCTCCACAGACGTCACCTACCAGAGGCTGACCCTCCGCCCAGACGTTCACACCCTCCCCTGGCCCGGCCTATCAGACCCCTGGGTCCGCCGCAGCGTCCTGCTCCAACACCTTACCCTGCCCTGCCAGGAACCGCACAGGACCCTACTGCAATTCATCTTGGGAACCACTACAAGGCTGGGAATGGGCCGCCTGCCGCTGTTCCTGGCGGTGGTGGCTAGCGAGCTGCAGACGTGCCGCATCCTgaggggaaaggaggaggaggaggagttgatAGAGGAGTATGTGGAAGTGGATTCTATGGCGGAGCTGTGGGCCAGGGTGATTCAGCGCTGGATCAATGACTATGGCGGGGTCAGTGAGGATACGGCCAGTCCAGCCAAAGGAACAGGAGGACCTACCTCTCAGGTGTCCAACATAG ATCTCAGAGGCTGGGTATGGGACACTCTATGCCTGGTTCACCTCTCCCATGCTGGGCTGACTGAGGAGCAGGTCCTAGTCCTGCTGGAGGTTCTTGGTTATCCTGGGTCCATACGGGTTCTACCTCTGGAGTGGGCCCGGTTCCGCACTGCTGCTGGGCCCTGGGTACAGGAGAGACCCAATGGAACACTGAGCCTTACCCATCAATCAATGGGCCAAGCCATGGACCTCCTCCTGCTGA GGGTCCGTCCCGGTAAAGGTTCAGGGGGCTTGAGGAGGACCAGACGGGGCTACCATCTCAGCCTGGCCCAGTTCTTCCAGAGGCAGGGCAGGGAGCTCTGTAGCTGGCCTCAGATCCTGGAGGAGCTCCCCTGGCACCTGGAGCAGAGTGAGGCCTGGAGGGAGCTACACACCTTCTTCATAGATTCACA GACTGTAGAGCACCTGTCTACAACTTGGAGCCAGTCTCCTCAGCTGAGAATGGATGTTGTCAGGTACTGGACTCTCCTGATCCTCAGAGGTTATGACCCCTACACCTCGTACCAGAGCCTGCTGGGTAAGGGAAGCCACCCTCCTACTTTTATCCAATCAGGGCGATGGGCATTCCCTCCTGCTACACATACAG AGCAGAGAGAGGTACACAGCAACATGGCCTTCGTGACTGAGTCCCAAAGTGACGGCAAAG AAGATGGTTGTCAGTGGgatccaggtgtgaaagggagAGTGGAGATGTTGGTCTCTGAGTTGCTGCTCTGTCTGAACAGGAAGGGGGAAGCAGAGCAGATCCTACTGCAAGCTGAGAACACCCTCACACAG GCTGGTGAGCAGGACAGAAACAGGGAGAGTGTGATGTTACTGCTGACAGTGCGTCAGACTTTGGCTGAGCTCTATGTGGAGACGGACCagcacagagaggcagagacatacTGTAGATCAGCTCTGGAGACCGCCCAGATTCTCACCACTACCTGCCTTGAGAGACATGAGAGAATCACTGTTAGAAAGG GTCAGTTGCTTTGTGTACTCTGCCAGCTGCTGTTTGCAGACCTCCAAACCGTCGAGGCCTCTCAGATACTCAGTGACATCATCAATATGGGACACCACAAACTCCACCTGTGTGCTGAGGCCACTGTATCACTGCTCTGTGGGATACACAG ACTCAGCCTGCAAGACCCACATGGTGCTGAGAAGCACTTCCAGGTTGCCTTGAAGACCAGGAGGCGCTGGTATGGTAAAGAACACCCTctagtggtggaggtggaggagtgcCTGGCAGACGTCTTGGCCGACACCTGCGCTGACACAGCAGG GTTGAGGCAGAGGCTAGCAGTGGAGCTGTATCGACACACGGTGCACGTCAAAGACCAGGACATGAAGCTTTGTTCCCCCACATCGCCACTTCTTCAGGCGAAGGGATGCAGCCTCGCAGGCACCTTGGTCAAACTTG GCAGGCAGATATTTCATGGCTCCGGtaagacagagagtagagaggctgTTGAACTGCTGCAGAGAGCTCTGGACCTGTACATCTGCTTCCTGGGGTCTGATCACACACTGACCAGGGACTTACAACA GGTTTTAAACACAGAATCCAGGAGACCTCTGACCCCTCGGGTCCCCAGGTCCAgacccctctcccacctctccactAGGAGACTAAGCAGTGGGACCAGACCCAACAGAGCCGCACCCCTCCACTCCCACCTGGCCTGGTACAGGGGCACCACACACACCCTTCTGGACCCCTCTGTAAACAGATCCCTGTCATCCCCATCCAACAAGTCCCGCAATACACAGCCAGAATTGAAACCAGAACCAGTGGAGTACCAGAACCTCAACAACAGACAGAACCGGCTGTCTTCTTCTCCCAGGCCCCGGTCTGCCTTCCAGACCACAGTGTTCGGGCCACAGAGTGACATCAGAAACCTGATCTCAGAACTCAAACCCAGTCCTGCTTCAGCACCGGGCTTTCGTTCCATAGACAGGACCCGAGTGCTGCGTAGGGCAGGCTGGTGCCACCTACCAGGCAGGTACGTTCTAGAGGAACGCACAGTAACAGCTTTGAACAGAGAGATTGGATTCCCTttgcacacacagagatgcacactgctggtcagacagacgggacagggacagggacagggacagggacagggacagggacagggaggagAACAGAGCTGGAGAGACAGAGTGTCTTATTCCGCCAGAAAGCactag
- the LOC129838835 gene encoding rab GDP dissociation inhibitor beta-like, giving the protein MNEEYDVIVLGTGLTECILSGIMSVKGKKVLHMDRNSYYGAESASITPLEDLYKRFSLPGAPPESMGKGRDWNVDLIPKFLMANGQLVRMLLITQVTRYLDFKVIEGSFVYKKGSIYKVPSTETEALASSLMGLFEKRRFRKFLVFVANFDENDPKTMEGVDPNKTTMRDVFKKFDLGQDVIDFTGHSLALYRTDEYLDLPCMDSLNRIKLYSESLARYGKSPYLYPLYGLGELPQGFARLSAIYGGTYMLNKPIEEIVMEDGKVVGVKSEGEIARCKQLICDPSYLMDRTTKVGQVIRVICIMNHPIKNTSDANSCQIIIPQNQVNRKHDIYVCMISYTHNVAAQGKYVAIVSTTVETDNPEMEVKPAMDLLEPVEQKFVSISDQYAPTDMGAESQIFMSRTYDATTHFETTCDDIKDIYKRMTGTEFDFAEMERKKNDIFGDAADQ; this is encoded by the exons ATGAATGAAGAATACGACGTTATCGTGCTGGGTACCGGACTGACG GAATGCATCCTGTCAGGGATCATGTCGGTGAAGGGGAAGAAGGTCTTGCACATGGACCGGAACTCCTACTACGGGGCAGAGAGTGCCTCCATCACTCCCCTGGAGGAT CTGTATAAACGCTTCAGTCTCCCAGGCGCCCCACCGGAGTCCATGGGAAAAGGCCGGGACTGGAATGTGGACCTCATCCCAAAGTTCCTCATGGCCAACG GTCAGTTGGTCCGCATGCTGCTGATCACACAGGTGACGCGATACCTGGACTTCAAGGTGATCGAAGGCAGCTTCGTCTACAAAAAGGGCAGCATCTACAAAGTGCCCTCCACTGAGACCGAGGCCCTGGCATCCA GTCTGATGGGGCTGTTTGAGAAACGGCGCTTCAGGAAGTTCCTGGTTTTCGTGGCTAACTTCGATGAAAACGACCCCAAGACCATGGAGGGCGTGGACCCCAACAAGACGACGATGAGGGACGTGTTCAAGAAGTTTGACCTGGGCCAGGACGTCATCGACTTCACAGGACACTCCCTCGCCCTCTACCGGACAGACGA gtACCTGGACCTGCCTTGCATGGACTCGCTAAACAGGATCAAGCTGTACAGTGAGTCTCTGGCCAGATATGGCAAGAGTCCgtacctctaccccctctacggCCTGGGGGAGCTACCCCAAGGGTTCGCCAG aCTAAGTGCTATCTACGGAGGAACCTACATGCTGAACAAGCCCATTGAGGAGATTGTCATGGAGGATGGAAAAGTAGTGGGAGTCAAGTCTGAGGGAGAG ATCGCCCGCTGTAAGCAGCTGATCTGCGATCCCAGCTATCTAATGGACCGCACAACCAAGGTCGGTCAGGTGATCCGGGTCATCTGCATCATGAACCACCCCATCAAGAACACCAGCGACGCCAACTCCTGCCAGATCATCATCCCCCAAAACCAGGTCAACAGGAAGCACG aTATCTACGTGTGCATGATCTCCTATACTCATAATGTGGCAGCACAGGGGAAGTATGTGGCCATCGTCAGCACCACAGTGGAGACGGACAACCCTGAGATGGAGGTCAAACCAGCCATGGACCTGCTGGAGCCTGTCGAGCAGAA GTTTGTGAGCATCAGTGACCAGTACGCACCAACTGACATGGGTGCTGAAAGCCAG ATCTTCATGTCCCGTACCTACGACGCTACCACCCACTTCGAGACCACCTGCGACGACATCAAGGACATCTACAAGCGGATGACGGGAACCGAATTTGACTTTGCCGAGATGGAGCGCAAGAAGAACGATATCTTCGGCGACGCAGCTGACCAGTAG